A genomic window from Pyricularia oryzae 70-15 chromosome 7, whole genome shotgun sequence includes:
- a CDS encoding MOSC domain-containing protein, with protein sequence MKITAINVYPIKALRPISLDSAVLTPQGILHDRTYMLFKVEPDSSLRKLQLSGFPQCALFSQQIVPASSSSSTPSPSDTILVRYHIPNPPLIDHHPLQDTTLSVPLVPDTSALEPVSVDLHGSPAEALRMGEPYDAFFSACFGFPTILVHIGSGRRRVLGTLAPGSSPAEQPKQQQQQSPSLLSSITSYLPSFSAPQGEEKEKQSDEQAWLTFTDCAPYLITSNSSLSYPPLAPLQEQRSDDEQSPASKMMGKFRPNIVVDDPAEAPFAEDYWAELALPGSAPRNARFLLTANCGRCSSLNVDYSLGRAAAGPEGKLLNTLMKERRVDPGHKYAPVFGRYAFLAVDEGHGGNGDDVEGSRVRVRVGDEVVVTRRNADRTVFDWDFSVGKAKKVVAAA encoded by the coding sequence ATGAAGATCACAGCCATCAACGTCTACCCAATCAAAGCGCTCCGTCCAATCTCTCTGGACTCGGCGGTCCTTACGCCGCAGGGCATCCTCCACGACCGGACATACATGCTCTTCAAAGTCGAGCCGGACTCGTCTCTGCGCAAGTTGCAGCTATCAGGCTTTCCGCAGTGTGCCCTCTTTTCCCAGCAGATTGTTCCCGCatcttcgtcatcgtcgaCTCCCTCACCCAGCGACACCATCCTCGTGAGGTATCATATCCCGAACCCACCGCTCATTGACCATCATCCCCTCCAAGATACGACCCTCTCAGTGCCGCTTGTCCCGGACACCTCGGCCTTGGAACCCGTGTCGGTCGATCTTCACGGCAGTCCCGCCGAGGCTCTCCGCATGGGAGAACCCTATGACGCTTTTTTCTCTGCCTGCTTCGGCTTCCCCACCATCTTGGTCCATATCGGCTCCGGCCGTCGCCGCGTGCTCGGCACCTTGGCACCCGGCTCCTCGCCCGCGGAGCAGccgaagcagcagcagcagcaatccCCTTCCCTGCTCTCCTCCATCACCTCCTATCTTCCCTCTTTCTCAGCCCCTCAGGGcgaggaaaaggaaaagcaGAGCGACGAGCAGGCCTGGCTCACATTCACCGACTGCGCACCCTACCTGATAACGTCAAACTCTTCACTTTCGTATCCACCCCTGGCCCCACTCCAAGAGCAGAGATCGGACGACGAGCAGAGCCCAGCCTCCAAGATGATGGGCAAGTTCCGTCCCAACATCGTCGTCGACGACCCGGCCGAGGCCCCCTTTGCCGAGGACTACTGGGCCGAGCTCGCCCTGCCCGGCTCGGCGCCGCGCAACGCCAGGTTCCTCCTCACGGCAAACTGCGGCCGCTGCTCCTCGCTCAACGTCGACTACTCGCTCGGTCGCGCCGCCGCGGGGCCCGAGGGGAAGCTCCTCAACACGCTCATGAAGGAGCGCCGCGTCGATCCGGGGCACAAGTACGCTCCCGTCTTTGGCCGGTATGCTTTTCTGGCAGTGGACGAAGGCCACGGCGGAAATGGAGACGACGTGGAGGGTTCGCGGGTGCGAGTCCGTGTGGGCGACGAGGTCGTCGTCACCAGACGCAATGCCGACCGTACCGTCTTTGACTGGGACTTTTCGGTGGGAAAGGCAAAGAAGGTTGTGGCTGCTGCCTAG